The Pochonia chlamydosporia 170 chromosome 1, whole genome shotgun sequence genome window below encodes:
- a CDS encoding dipeptidase 3 (similar to Magnaporthe oryzae 70-15 XP_003712948.1) — MSSNTSSEDNLARAKKLLSEVPLIDGHNDFPFMIRGWYLGRAADPEVDAHNMPIAHTDLTRLQEGFVGGVFWSAYVPCPAANAENDFLTAAHLERLRDTLQQIDIIHTLLDKYPERLGLARTSTEVWDVFNSGRVASLIGIEGLHQIANSASVMRNFHRLGVRYITLTHDNNNLYADSTNSSGPAHNGLSEQGVAIVKEMNRIGMIVDLSHTSVDVQRHALAVSKAPVIFSHSSCSAITEHPRNSPDDILDMLKTNGGVFMVSFLCKLTDPDKPTLERVADHIQHVGERIGYEHVGIGSDFDGMMHAPAGLKDVSKFPFLIAELLRRGVAESSVKNLVGLNVLRVLDVVQEVSAEMKSNNAEMLQDTIEEIWDESVRNEVKQVRGLL, encoded by the exons ATGTCATCCAATACGTCATCAGAAGACAACCTGGCTCGCGCGAAAAAGCTTCTCTCTGAGGTCCCCTTGATCG ATGGGCACAATGACTTTCCATTCATGATTCGCGGCTGGTACTTGGGGCGAGCGGCCGATCCAGAAGTAGACGCCCACAACATGCCCATTGCCCACACGGACCTCACACGTCTACAAGAAGGCTTCGTAGGAGGCGTATTTTGGAGTGCCTACGTACCGTG CCCAGCTGCGAATGCCGAGAATGACTTTTTAACGGCAGCCCATCTAGAGCGCCTCAGAGACACTTTGCAGCAAATCGATATTATACACACCCTGCTTGACAAATATCCTGAGCGCCTTGGCCTCGCACGAACCTCGACTGAGGTTTGGGACGTCTTCAATTCTGGACGTGTCGCCAGCTTGATTGGGATTGAGGGCTTACATCAAATTGCCAACAGTGCTAGTGTCATGAGAAACTTTCACAGACTGGGGGTCCGGTATATTACTTTGACGCATGATAATAACAACTTATATGCTGATTCGACG AACTCCTCCGGGCCGGCACACAATGGATTATCTGAACAGGGTGTCGCGATTGTGAAAGAGATGAATCGCATTGGGAT GATAGTCGACCTCTCGCACACGTCTGTTGATGTTCAACGGCACGCTTTGGCAGTGTCCAAAGCACCAGTCATTTTCTCACACTCATCATG CTCTGCAATAACCGAGCACCCGAGAAATAGCCCCGATGACATCTTGGACATGTTAAAGACAAATGGCGGCGTGTTCATGGTATCCTTTCTCTGCAAGCTAACAGACCCCGACAAACCGACTCTCGAAAGAGTAGCCGACCACATTCAGCATGTAGGCGAAAGAATTGGATATGAACACGTTGGTATCGGCTCCGACTTCGATGGCATGATGCATGCTCCGGCTGGGTTGAAAGACGTGTCCAAGTTTCCATTTCTGATCGCGGAACTCTTACGAAGAGGCGTTGCTGAAAGTTCTGTCAAGAATTTGGTCGGCCTCAATGTCTTGCGTGTTCTTGATGTCGTTCAGGAGGTGTCGgctgagatgaagagcaatAATGCGGAAATGCTGCAGGATACTATTGAGGAGATATGGGATGAATCCGTGCGAAATGAGGTCAAGCAAGTCCGAGGATTACTTTAA
- a CDS encoding thioredoxin reductase GliT (similar to Exophiala dermatitidis NIH/UT8656 XP_009155277.1): protein MTAIQAVYDALIIGGGPAGMSAALALARVCRSSLVFDSGEYRNQGAKAMHTFLSRDGINPEDFRATARQQIKEKYSSQVSFITSKVVQISNVEVLPGYKGFQAVDDKNQTFSGRKLVFATGTEDVLPTNIPGYAENWPSHIYQCPFCDGYEQKDYPIGLLTFPDPSYAHFALMARQFNRDITIYSNGPVPTDEPTQKALKKVLSTGVKFDERRVTRLVNNGEGPQNGISVEFETGEPAKLGMLLHRPPTKSRGQELFAQLGVATKPNGDVVTDPMKLGTNIPGCVAAGDTQESIKQAVMAAGNGVRAAAVIAFELADEEGNRALAELEKRDANL, encoded by the exons ATGACTGCCATCCAAGCCGTTTACGATGCTCTCATTATTGGCGGCGGCCCAGCTGGCATGTCTGCTGCATTGGCCCTAGCTCGTGTTTGTCGCAGCTCCTTGGTCTTTGACTCGGGCGAGTATCGCAATCAGGGTGCCAAGGCAATGCACACATTTCTGTCTCGAGATGGGATTAACCCAGAAGATTTTCGTGCCACGGCCAGACAGCAAATCAAGGAAAAGTATTCGTCTCAGGTTTCCTTCATCACCTCCAAAGTCGTACAGATCTCCAACGTCGAGGTATTGCCTGGATACAAAGGCTTTCAAGCTGTCGATGACAAGAATCAAACATTTTCTGGAAGGAAGCTCGTCTTTGCAACTGGCACAGAAGATGTTTTGCCTACGAATATTCCGGGATACGCGGAGAACTGGCCGTCTCACAT TTATCAATGCCCTTTTTGCGACGGTTACGAACAAAAAGACTATCCCATTGGGCTTCTTACCTTCCCAGATCCTTCATACGCCCACTTTGCTTTGATGGCACGGCAGTTCAACAGAGACATCACCATATACAGCAATGGCCCAGTCCCGACCGACGAGCCGACCCAAAAGGCCCTAAAGAAAGTCTTATCTACCGGCGTCAAGTTCGACGAACGAAGAGTGACACGTCTggtcaacaatggcgaagGACCCCAAAATGGAATATCGGTGGAATTTGAGACTGGCGAGCcagccaaacttggcatgcTTCTTCACCGCCCACCGACCAAAAGCAGAGGCCAGGAATTATTCGCCCAGCTGGGAGTTGCCACGAAGCccaatggcgatgttgtGACAGACCCAATGAAGCTCGGCACCAATATACCTGGATGTGTTGCGGCAGGCGATACACAGGAGTCAATTAAACAAGCCGTCATGGCAGCAGGAAATG GTGTTCGGGCGGCTGCGGTGATAGCGTTTGAGCTGGCTGATGAGGAAGGCAACCGAGCTTTGGCTGAATTAGAGAAGCGTGATGCAAACCTTTGA
- a CDS encoding gliotoxin biosynthesis protein GliK (similar to Neosartorya fischeri NRRL 181 XP_001258087.1): MADPATTMTNDETAPAWKLAVQAGQPMWYIGYGSNMKGSSMKSRSITPLATEVITVPTHYVTFDIFGVPYSEPCYASIAEFPHNGSTKLDLIHSNYRTRVPALCGVAHLLTLSDFHRLLVTEGSGVVYDIITVQAYRLDNSRKPVGLPFTGYTLKAKWPQRPNGIPSARYMRLFIDGAKENKFGKEYIEYLENFPAYHKVEGPGRTYGQLVFDLGWRPFLKRLIRLTTWNVDKDGNCPVYIAFIIVWLYKFMWFYHDRT, from the exons ATGGCTGATCCAGCAACGACGATGACCAACGACGAAACCGCACCAGCATGGAAACTCGCAGTGCAAGCCGGCCAACCAATGTGGTACATTGGCTACGGCTCCAACATGAAAGGAAGCTCAATGAAAAGCAGAAGCATCACACCGCTAGCCACCGAAGTCATCACAGTCCCAACACACTACGTCACGTTTGACATTTTCGGAGTTCCATACTCGGAGCCTTGTTACGCTAGTATTGCCGAATTTCCACATAACGGAAGCACGAAGCTAGATCTGATTCACAGCAACTATCGAACACGAGTTCCAGCCCTCTGCGGCGTAGCACATCTTTTGACTCTCTCTGACTTTCATCGACTTCTGGTTACGGAGGGAAGTGGCGTTGTATACGACATTATTACCGTTCAAGCGTATCGTCTGGACAACTCTAGAAAACCTGTTGGTTTGCCGTTTACGGGATATACTCTGAAGGCGAAGTGGCCGCAAAGACCGAATGGTATCCCTAGTGCTCGTTACATG CGTCTGTTCATTGATGGAGCAAAGGAGAACAAGTTCGGTAAGGAGTATATCGAGTATCTGGAGAACTTTCCTGCGTATCATAAGGTAGAAGGACCGGGGCGAACGTATGGACAGCTGGTGTTCGATCTTGGTTGGAGGCCATTCCTGAAAAGACTGATTCGATTGACGACGTGGAATGTGGACAAGGACGGAAACTGTCCTGTGTATATCGCATTCATTATTGTCTGGTTGTATAAGTTTATGTGGTTTTATCATGATAGA ACATGA
- a CDS encoding cytochrome P450 (similar to Arthroderma otae CBS 113480 XP_002847180.1), with translation MVDESGPVRPNGRRPKYRTSCDNCQTAKIKCGHEKPACRRCSTQRLKCVYSLSRRMGRPRAKTIPEDAAAKQTRDSSDPKPASKPTTTSNAEQRAEVDLTSLPDVGAADTSAPEPETRTDPWSPIVGDFDGTYDAAFLDNPNLGAVDGSMDYLLDDAPMDVDGSCEHPNMDVLFGDTPLNDKSHELPSSNSEAIFRPEDLISPQTLSENVESPLDALCSSLQLQSVHNCTQAHRETSEQSSGLESRSGSSSSAPLAHMLDFEFKSVADSGYASRATADPGEPSTLSSQCGISVYSQSLESKMAKSAVASLNGEDTPQQSMEMSSLMFPNHTQFQYPSAVLMQLSSLEVEQLKIKSLQIDRALMLETEVREALLSRVHKVKHTNQNNHIYLLELVNVKMMLDLLQAAIQSDFVARPRYSHDPASGTVLCIGNFKVTSKARASFLRKMLQARLYRLAGLLKERETNLSGIRKDGFATAASVLLGDISKSLRTLMGLVEVWSSRHL, from the coding sequence ATGGTTGATGAGAGTGGTCCTGTTCGACCAAATGGCCGTCGGCCTAAATACAGAACCTCCTGCGATAACTGCCAAACCGCAAAGATTAAATGCGGCCATGAGAAGCCCGCTTGTCGCCGGTGCTCTACTCAAAGGCTCAAGTGCGTTTATAGCCTCTCACGACGCATGGGACGGCCACGAGCAAAGACTATCCCAGAGGATGCTGCTGCCAAACAAACACGCGATAGTTCCGACCCCAAGCCAGCTTCAAAACCTACCACCACGTCAAACGCGGAACAGCGCGCGGAAGTCGATTTAACTTCCCTACCAGATGTCGGGGCAGCGGACACATCTGCTCCAGAGCCGGAGACAAGGACGGATCCTTGGTCTCCCATTGTTGGCGACTTTGACGGTACATACGACGCCGCGTTCTTAGACAATCCAAACTTGGGGGCGGTAGATGGATCGATGGACTATTTGCTAGACGATGCTCCCATGGACGTGGATGGCAGCTGCGAGCATCCCAACATGGACGTGCTTTTTGGAGATACGCCTCTCAACGACAAGTCTCACGAGCTACCGTCCTCTAATTCAGAAGCCATCTTTCGCCCTGAGGACCTCATCTCTCCTCAAACACTATCTGAGAATGTCGAAAGTCCATTGGATGCACTCTGCTCGTCTTTGCAGCTTCAATCTGTCCACAACTGCACACAAGCTCATAGAGAGACTTCGGAGCAATCTTCCGGATTGGAGTCGAGGTCAGGCTCAAGTTCCTCTGCTCCACTGGCACACATGCTAGATTTTGAGTTCAAATCAGTAGCCGATTCTGGCTACGCATCACGGGCGACAGCAGACCCTGGCGAACCATCAACCCTGTCCAGTCAATGTGGCATCTCAGTTTACTCACAATCACTCGAGtcaaaaatggcaaagtcaGCAGTAGCCTCACTGAACGGCGAAGACACTCCCCAGCAATCAATGGAAATGTCAAGCTTGATGTTCCCAAATCACACCCAATTCCAATATCCTTCCGCGGTGTTGATGCAGCTCTCATCACTGGAAGTGGAACAACTCAAGATAAAGTCCTTACAAATCGACCGCGCGCTCATGTTAGAAACTGAAGTCCGTGAGGCACTGCTCTCCCGCGTCCACAAAGTGAAGCATACAAATCAAAACAATCACATATACTTGCTAGAACTAGTCAACGTGAAGATGATGCTCGATCTTCTTCAGGCGGCAATCCAGAGTGACTTTGTCGCCCGACCACGCTATAGCCATGACCCTGCGAGCGGCACTGTCTTATGTATCGGAAACTTCAAGGTTACATCAAAGGCACGAGCCAGCTTTTTGAGAAAAATGCTGCAGGCAAGGTTGTATAGGTTAGCGGGTCTGCTCAAAGAACGCGAGACAAACTTGAGTGGGATTAGGAAAGATGGTTTTGCTACGGCTGCCTCGGTTTTACTGGGCGATATTTCCAAGAGCTTGAGGACGTTGATGGGACTTGTGGAGGTTTGGAGTTCGAGGCATTTGTAG